In Cryptomeria japonica chromosome 1, Sugi_1.0, whole genome shotgun sequence, the sequence ccttgtccatggaaaaggctGGCAGAAGGTATACCATTGACCTCAAAACTCAACTGGTCAGTGAAGAGTTGGCGTTAGAGTCAGAGTCCGACGGAGACAACGACATCGACGAAGGAAAAGATGGCAGGGAACCAGATGAcgaaggcatcttaggaattcaagcctgttCTGAGGATGAGATGGATTCTTTGaaagggctcttccattggcaaatggaagactatgaattattgtacgggtgcaatatgttggggattgaaggacctgacatgaaCGAGTTTCCGCCAGAATACGGACAATACAAGGGAGGGGATGTCCCTATGGATGATGCACCAGCGCACCAATTCGACAAAAGTAAGCCCATAAGATACGAAGAATCCGCACTTCAAGTTACAAACCTTGGAGAAACTTCAGAACAGAAAAATATTCTAGTCGGGGACGACTGGAATCCGGTCTTGAAGACGGCGGCGTTCAAAATCTTCACAGAATACAAAGATGTGTTcgcttggacgtataaggacctcaaaggggtaccacaagaactttgTGTACATCGGATCCCTCTGGTTCCCGGAGCCGTGCTCGTACGGAAGCGgccatacaggatgaacaaaaattatgcggccagggtaaataacgaaattgaccgcatgcttgaatcagggattatcttcaaggtccagacgagtgaatgggtatcacccattgtgatatccttgaaaaaggaggctgatcagataagaatctgtgtagacttcaggtgtttgaatgctgtcacaattaaagatccatttcccataccattcacaaacaccatcctcgaggaagtcgcgggtcatgaaatctattcatttatggatggattctccggatataatcaaatttccattgcagaggaggacaaattgaagaccacctttgtcgtagaagatggcgtctatgcatacaaccggatgccattcgggttgttcaacgcgccagctacctttcaacggataatcctccatattttcgataaaatgtccgtaggaaacttcaaagcattcttggatgattggtccatttacagcacggaggaggcacatctggccgcacttggcgaatgcatggagagatgccgacgagcccgcctcgccctaaatcccaagaaatgcagattcatggtgcctcagggcaagttactagggcacatcgtctgcaaggctggactgaagacggaccctgacaaagtacgggtcattgtggagatggaggcgCTCGACGATGTCACTggcgtcaagtcatttcttggacacatcgggtattataggcggtttattaagaactttgcccaagtatcatacccacttgatagGCTGACACGAAGGGGGGAACCGTACGTCTGGGGGATGGCCCAAGAAGAGGCTTTTCAAGAGTTAaagtcacggttggtgggtgcgccaatcttgacatacccggactgggacaaggagttccatgtacatgtcgacgcatccaacttcgccataggggccaccctggcacaggttggcagccacgggctggaccacccagtgtattttgcaagtcgactcttgtcaaacgcagagaggaactacagcacgacggagagagaagccctcggcatggtatactccgtccaaaaattccgacattacctattggcgacaccattcacattttatgtggatcaccaggcgttgatgtatttggtgaacaagccaatcatccaggggcggattagtcgatggctgttactgttacaagaatttacgttcaacatcattgtcagacctggcaggagccatgtcatagccgaccagctatcacggatcaagtcTGGAGAGCCGGCCGAAGGCGTTAGTGAGGATTTTTCGGACGCCCATCTTTTCCACATTGCCATCCTTCCTCATTGGTACACGAGTGTGGGTGAATCCTGTCAacgtcaaaatttcctaaggaaatgTCAGCAGGCGAAAGACGGAAACTTGTATTAAGAAGCCGAACattccaacttataaatggccttctctacaaaatgggacctgaccagatcctacgacgatgtgtcttggaagaggaaatcccaggagtattgagagaagcccatgaaggggccgctggaggacacatgggaccggatacgacagcaaggaaggtcctactagcgggcttgtggtggccgacactgcataatgacgccagagaatgggtgacaagttgtgatacatgtcagcGTGCTGGGCGACCGTTAAAGAGAGATTTCATGCCACTTAACCCGTCGCATGCTCAAGagttgttcgaaagatgggggttagacttcgTTGGTCCATTGAAACCGAGTCGCGcccgacgatgtagatacattgtcgtggcgacagaatatttgaccaaatgggtcgaagcGAGGGCTTTGGCAGACAACTCCGCCGTCAGTACAGCgaaattcatttatgaacagattatcacGCGGTACGGAATACCTATTCAACTGACAAGTGATAGAGAGGGGACTTTGTAAATCATATTATTCGACTACTGACAACcgagttcaaaatttttcattcCCTATGAAGTCCGTACTATCCCAGGGCAAACGGTCAGGCTGAGGCGACCAACAAAATCATGGTGTCGGTAATTTATAAGTCCTGTGGGGTTGAAAAAGAAGACTGGGAGGAGCGTCTGCCGTCGGTACTTTGGGCGTACCGAACAACTTACAAAGTAACCACCGGGCAGACACCTTTCCAATTGATGTACGGCCAGGAGGCTGTGGTACCggtggaattcatggtgccaagtctcagaatCGCTATTGACAACAGgctaggcgacatggaaagccttcgagagagactatacgccctaaataagttggatgaaagacggacaatggcacaatgggtgacagaCGTGGCCCAGCAACGAAGGAAACATTGGCACGACCAACACATTCGGCGGGCGAGGTTCACCCCGGGGCAGTTAGTCTTGAAATATAATGGACGAAACGAAATTAAACCGGGGAAATTCAAAGTTcgatggttagggcccttccggatACGTGAGGTCAACATGAACGGGGCGATAAAGTTATGGACgctggacgggaaggagataccagacgcagTCAACGGGTCCAAACTGAAGGtctatcacgaacggagggaaccgGGAACCTCTAGTCAGACGGTCGTagctaaaaattagaaaatttgaaaaaaaaagtatatataaaagaaaaattgaaaaaaaattgaacaaagaataaaaacaaaaaaacaaaaaaaaacaaaaaaaaaccaaaaaaaaaaagaaaaacgaaGAAGAAAAAGACCACCGTACGGTGGACAtgcggtggcaccaccgacggtggaagccaccgtgcggtggaagtcATAAAGCCGCGTGAACATAAAGTCGCCCAAACGGAGGAAAAACAAAACACACACCACCACGCGGTGCCAAGGGAAGAAACACAACCGCCGAACCCCGCACCACCACGCCACCACGCAACGCCGCACACCGCCGAGGAGAGGTAGAAGCTACCACGGCAAGGAAGGGAAAGAAGGAGATGCACCGTGCGGTGGAAGAAAGAAGTTGAATTTTGTGCGAACACCGTGCGGTCAATAAAAATGCACCGCACACAGGCATATCACCGAGTCACCGCACGTTAAAATAAAGGACACCGCACGTTAAAAACAAAGAACACCGCACCCTTAGACACTGCGTTTTCAAAACATACTGTCGTTCGGTTCGTCTGTGCGGGAAACTTTCAAGACATACTTCTCTTGCTCTGCATAAAGGAACTTGCCTATAGCGTAGGCCGCTTGTGTGACGGCCAAGGGTTCGAATATTTTCTGCAGGACGACGTAATTAAAGGGCGTCCCACCGCTGGATTTTTTTTGGCACATTAAAAGTTTGTTTTGGCGGAAAATACGTTGCTATTTTGCCTCGGTTGATGCATATATCAGCAACGGTAGCTTTGTGGTTGGAGATTGTATTCAGCACATCAGCCAAGGAATACAAGGAGAAGACGACTTTCATTAAGAGCGGCTTCTACAGGCGGAGGAGGTGGTGCGGGGATTGGAAATAACGGTGGTGCGGAAGGTGGAGGCGACGGAGCGGGCGAGGGGAATGAGCAGAACAGGTCGGAAGCAATGATGGCGCGGGCGGTGATGGGAAGGCCGCTGGACAGCATTCCCCAAGATTTGCAAGGGCAAGGCCTGCAATGAGGGAATCGTTTGTAACATCAACAAGCGCTCGACGATCTCTGCCTCATACTCGTGTCACTTGAaaacaaaaatgatttttttttttttttttccaggcTTAGAGGCATTGTTTTGACAGTTTAATGCGGTTGCTGGAATCTATTTTCAGATACAAAGTGCGGGATGTGGGCGGAGGAATTAGGCTCAGGGGTCTTTTTTTTTGCTAGCTGGAGGTAGTTGTAATCACCGCCGTACGGCCTATCTGTTAGGAGGTACTTAGGTGCTTTCCGTTCGACAAGGCAAAATCAAGAAGTGGTTACCAAGTAGTAGTAATGGAGTCTGCGGGAAAAAGGACTTGGAAAAAACAGTTGCAAGATAGCAGCAATATGAAGCCAGATACACGTATTCTTCCTTCGGGGGTTCGAATAGCAGGGAGCACAATAGATGCCAGGCAGAAAAAAAAGACACCACAGCAGCCTGCTGCACGAGGGAAGAACACCTTGACTTCACAGAGTATCATCTTTGAGGGATTAAATGGGGCGGAATGTCGGAAATGGTGGCAAGAGACGCCGGATGATGATTTGGTGAAGACAAGTCTTCGCAAAGCAGGGGTAGAATGGGCTATCCGGATCCCTGTGTTCGCCATTCGCGAGTACGTGGGAGCATTGCGATATatggttgatacctttgatagccactcacggacgagcacatttgagtaccttgggaaggatatcaccatatccttcaaacctgcagatttcacgagagtatttggcatcccaggcatacatggcaagaaagtggactTGAAGGCCAAGAAGATGACACGGGAAGAAAAGGAACATTGGATTACGCGAGTGTCCCGAGACTTGACCCCAGCAGAGTTGGCGAGCATCGTAGACGCCACGAAGGGTCGTGGGATGCGTAGGTCCTTTGTCGCAGAGGGTCATTGGCGGTGCATTATGGACGTCATCAAAAGCAGGTTGACAGGGTCTGGTAGGGCATCAGACATCGCTCTACCACAGATCGTATTGATGAATGGGTTGATGAACGGCGTCGTATATGATTGGGCTACCTTGTTATCAGAGCGGATGTGCgcattcttgatgatggagcaacgcaccttttacatgccccactatgccattggactgttcttggaggctacgcgggaagcagtgccagaggctgagttggaggtacggccacagggaccTTTGGCGGAGGGTGaacctcctatcatgcattggcgacACCTTGACATTGgccactcttccgcgaagcggaaaagGATATTAGAGACCACCTCAGCAGAACCTGATAGTGGGCGAGAAACTTCTAGCAGTGCAGAGGATTCAGAGGATTCGGAGGATGAGGATGACAGCAGCAGTCGGGCCACAGACGAGGGGAGGATGGAGCCCGCCGGAGAGCGAGTGTTGTTTGCACCACCCACACtcccacttggcacacttgtggggtCGTCGGCGGGCAGTACTTCGATTCCGGCATTTGGGCAGAGCCGCACGCCCGTTACACTCGGGCCCATGCAGCCGGCCGCATCACCTTCCGCCATACCACCGCAGCAGGCTCGTGCACCAGCCGCGGGACCAACTCCGGCAGAGGCATGTACTGACAGCAGGGCGGAGTTGTGTGGTCCACCGCAGGGAGGCGTGGCAGAGGAGATGGTTGAGACGGAGCCTCAGGTGCGACTGGACGTTGTGGGATCTGAGGCAGTGGTGACGGTTGctgcctccttgttggaggagcccatcGCAGGACATGGTTCCGAGGGGGCGAGAGGGTCGGAGGTGTTGAGTGCAGCTCCATCGGTGGcggctatggggagttggctgaccTGGAGATTCCAGATGACAGTGATGCCACCCATAGGAGCAGCTGTATTCTCACCTCGGCGAGAGCCTCCCACTGAGGTGGTGGCTCTGGAGGATTCCTCGGCGGAGACGCAGGCACCAGCAGAGGGACAGGTGACTGGAGAGGGTGTTCCTACCGGCCCAGAGTAGGCCACTGCTACACTTGAGGGGGCGGGGGAGACACCATTGTGCCAGCAGGATGCAGCAGGTGTGGTCCCTGAGGAGACTTTTGAGTTACCATGTGGGTTTCCTGTACCTACATCGGGGCTGGATGGGGAGGATATTGAGGTTTACTTGGCAGATATGGTGATgaggggtcggcgagtggtggCCGCGGCTCAGACACGAGCTCTGCAGCAGGCtgtggaggaattagagcaggtcctccagtttatgcgaGACGGCTGTCCCGCAGCTTTCACTACATGTTTTGAGGCACGAGGGTGGCCAGTTATCGAGACGGATGCGATGTTGGAGGCTTGGAGTGTGCCTCAGCCCGTTGTGGAGAGTAGGGTGACGACTCTTGTCCGGGAGATTGAGCAGGTTTACAGGGAGGCCTACTATGCCTTACGCCAGACGCAGCATGAGTCTGCGGTTCGCGAGGCTGCTCGAGTTGAGTTAGAGCAGGACATGGCCAGACAACAAGCCTCGTGGGCAGCCGAGAGATCACAGTTGGTAGCACAGCTTGAGACAGCCCGCGCAGAGAAGGTTGCGGTGGACACCCGTCTTTCGGAGGAGCAGAGTGCGCGGAGTCTCGTCCAGCAGGTATTAGATGTTGTTCAGGCTCAGTTGGTTCGCCTGACAGAGTCCGCCGATACCAAGGAGAAGGAGCTACTGGAGGCTGCGCTTATGGTGAAGACGGCcttagagaaggtgttggtggCAGAGCGGGATGTGGCAGCACGCACCCAGCAGGTCTATGAGCTCCACGCCCGCCTGGCGGCCCAGACACCCGCATCTCAGCCttcgacttcagggacgcttcctcaaCCCCCTCCTTGACTTTGTTTTGGATGTATATATGCATTGACTCACATTCCTCTGTATCTCCTCCTATTTTCACCTGTCATGAAACCCACTTTCTGGGCAACAGAACAGTAAAACCCCCTTTTTTTACAGAGAAAAATGGTGTTGAAGGCCTTTGTGGAAGGAGGCATAGCCTCAGTAGTAGCAGGGTGTTCCACTCACCCGCTGGATCTGATCAAAGTGCGAATGCAACTGCAAGGGGAGCTCAATGTGGGTGCTCCAAAGGGAGGGCCGCTGGCTGTAGGGATCCGTGTGATTCAGACCGAGGGTTCCATGGCGCTCTTTTCTGGGGTTTCTGCAACTATGATGCGGCAACTGCTTTATTCGACTACAAGGATGGGGCTTTATGACATCTTTAAGGAAAATTGGAAGGAGAAGGGGAGTTCTAACCTTCCCCTGTTTAAGAAGATCGCGGCGGGTTTGCTCGCCGGTGGCATTGGGGCCGCTGTGGGAAACCCTGCGGATGTGGCGATGGTGAGAATGCAGGCGGACGGACGGCTGCCTTTGGAGCAGAGGCGGAATTACAAAAGTGTTGCTGATGCGGCGGCGCAAATGGTCAGGCAGGAGGGCGTCACTTCGCTCTGGACTGGTTCGGCTTTGACGGTGCAGAGGGCTATGATTGTGACGGCTTCGCAGTTGGCTTCTTATGACCAGTTCAAGGAGAGCATTCTTTCGCATCATTTAATGGCAGACTTATTCTGTTACTTCTTTTGTggttgcattgtgcattgctgttcgattcttgtattcttcctgtttacccagtgaggtgaACAATCCTTTGCAGTTGTCCTCCTTTAATTTCCTCTTTTCAATCTACCTTCCATCCTTATGCATGCTTGGCAGCTTCCTTAGCTTTCCTATTTCGGAAtt encodes:
- the LOC131068200 gene encoding mitochondrial uncoupling protein 4-like; this encodes MVLKAFVEGGIASVVAGCSTHPLDLIKVRMQLQGELNVGAPKGGPLAVGIRVIQTEGSMALFSGVSATMMRQLLYSTTRMGLYDIFKENWKEKGSSNLPLFKKIAAGLLAGGIGAAVGNPADVAMVRMQADGRLPLEQRRNYKSVADAAAQMVRQEGVTSLWTGSALTVQRAMIVTASQLASYDQFKESILSHHLMADLFCSVLVGDITRFLRI